ACTTGAACAACATGGTGCTGGCGATTTCAGGTAACTTTGACCCGGATGAGGCGTTACAGATTATTAATGCTAACTTGAAAGAAAATGAAAAAATCACGATTGAACGGGGAAGCTATCAGGAACCAGCGGAAATTGTCCAAAACCGCAAGGAAATCTCGTTGGAAATTGCCCTGCCATTGTTCTGTATTGGCTATAAAATGCAGCCAGCCAGTGGGAAAGAACAGCTAAAAGCGGAAGTTGTCTCCGATTTGATCAACGAACTGTTGGTAGGAGAAGGCAGTGAACTGTATCGTCAATTTTATGATACCGGCTTAATCAGTGGCGGAGCCATTGGCAGTGAGGTAATGGACGGAAATGGATATTTCTGCAACCTGTTTGAAGGGGAATCCCGTGATCCAGACCAGGTTTATGCTTTTATTCAGCAAAAAGTATCCCAGCTGCAAAAAGACGGTATCCCAAAAGAAGAATTTGAACTGGCGAAAAAAATGTTGTATGGCCGTTGTATGCGCCAGTTCAACAATGTGGAAGCGGTTGCCGGCAACCTGTTGGATTCCTATTTTTCCGGTGTGGATGTGTATGATCGGATTGAAACCGTGGCGAACATCCAGTACCAGGATGTAGTGGACTTTTTAAAACAATATGACAATGAAAAATCTGTGATTTCCATTGTTTTTCCAGTGGGCAAAGAAAAATAAAGTAAACCATTGCGGGGACTCCCGCAATACATAGGAGAGGACCATGAATAGTATTAGTTTTCCGAAATTAGGGATAGAATTAAATTTAAACAACGTGGCGTTTCAAATTGGTGATTTCCAAGTTTATTGGTATGGCATTTTAATTGGGCTTGGATTGATTTTAGCGATTTTATACGCCTATCGTAACAGCAACCGGTTTGGCGTAGATAATGACAGGATGTTTGAGGTAATCATCGGCGGTTTAATCGGCGGCATTGTTGGGGCCCGGCTGTACTATGTTATCTTTAGCTGGGATATGTATAAAGACGACCTGCTTTCCATCTTTTCCACCCGAAGCGGCGGATTGGCGATTTATGGAGGGATTATCGGTGCCCTGCTCGTTGGCGGACTTGTATGCAAATTCCGGAAAGTCAAACTGGCACCTATGTTTGACTTAGCTGGTTTAGGGTTTTTAATCGGACAAGGAATTGGACGCTGGGGGAACTTCTTCAACATTGAGGCTTATGGCTGCAATACCAACCTCCCTTGGGGGATGTTTAGCCCAAAAATTCAAAGTGAATTGTACAGCAAAATGGATTATCTCAACAGCATTGGCATGAGTGTTGACCCAACGCAACCGGTTCACCCTACCTTTTTGTATGAATCCATCTGGTGTTTGGCTGGATTTGTACTACTCCATATCTACAGCAAACGCCGTAAATTTGATGGGGAAGTCTTTTTGATGTACCTGGCTTGGTATGGATTTGAACGCTGCATCGTGGAAGGTTTGCGTACTGATAGTCTGATGCTGGGACCAATCCGTGTTTCCCAATTGCTCGCTGGAGTGCTAGTCGTTTTGGCTGTTATTGCGATTATCCTCATCCGCAGAAAATATGCAGGGGTAGACCATTCTCTACTATATGCAGATTCGGACGAATGGAAGCAATGGCTGGCAAAAAAACAGGAATCCGAAGGTAAAGCAGCACCAGCAGAGAAAATAGAACAGCAGGCTGTATCAGAGGACACTCCCGTCATGCAGGAAAACGTCCAGTTGGCTGAGCAACTGGAAACGGTTTCAACAGATTCGGATGAAGTCTCTACAAAACAAGAAAATCAATCCAATACAATCAATGAATCACAGGAGGAACAAGACGATGAGTCAGTTAATTGATGGGAAAAAGATTTCCGCTCAGGTAAAAGAAGCGGTAAAACAGGAAGTTGCTACCTTAAAACAACAGGGGATTCCAGTTGGTCTAGCGGTTGTTCTGGTGGGGGATGACCCAGCCTCCAAGGTATATGTTGGTTCTAAAAAACGTACCTGTGAGGAACTTGGTATTCATTCGGAAGAATACCTGTTGCCAGCCTCCACAACCGAGGAAGAACTGCTGGAACTGGTGAAAAAACTGAACCAAAGTAC
This is a stretch of genomic DNA from Clostridium facile. It encodes these proteins:
- the yfmH gene encoding EF-P 5-aminopentanol modification-associated protein YfmH; translation: MNKQMITNQRIKEQYIKVEHPTGLTILLYPMKGYSSAYALFGTKYGSTDRSFKTNLDDDFVTVPDGIAHYLEHKLFESEDGVDAFSLYAKTGANANAYTSFDKTAYLFSCTDNFKESLEILLNFVQSPYFTKETVEKEQGIIGQEIRMYDDDAGWRVLFNALGCMYQNHPVKVDIAGTVESISHIDKDLLYRCYNTFYNLNNMVLAISGNFDPDEALQIINANLKENEKITIERGSYQEPAEIVQNRKEISLEIALPLFCIGYKMQPASGKEQLKAEVVSDLINELLVGEGSELYRQFYDTGLISGGAIGSEVMDGNGYFCNLFEGESRDPDQVYAFIQQKVSQLQKDGIPKEEFELAKKMLYGRCMRQFNNVEAVAGNLLDSYFSGVDVYDRIETVANIQYQDVVDFLKQYDNEKSVISIVFPVGKEK
- the lgt gene encoding prolipoprotein diacylglyceryl transferase, with translation MNSISFPKLGIELNLNNVAFQIGDFQVYWYGILIGLGLILAILYAYRNSNRFGVDNDRMFEVIIGGLIGGIVGARLYYVIFSWDMYKDDLLSIFSTRSGGLAIYGGIIGALLVGGLVCKFRKVKLAPMFDLAGLGFLIGQGIGRWGNFFNIEAYGCNTNLPWGMFSPKIQSELYSKMDYLNSIGMSVDPTQPVHPTFLYESIWCLAGFVLLHIYSKRRKFDGEVFLMYLAWYGFERCIVEGLRTDSLMLGPIRVSQLLAGVLVVLAVIAIILIRRKYAGVDHSLLYADSDEWKQWLAKKQESEGKAAPAEKIEQQAVSEDTPVMQENVQLAEQLETVSTDSDEVSTKQENQSNTINESQEEQDDESVN